One genomic segment of Aliidiomarina minuta includes these proteins:
- the trpS gene encoding tryptophan--tRNA ligase — translation MNKPVVLSGCQPSGQLTIGNYMGALRQWVTMQDSHDCKFMLVDLHAITVRQDAKALRQASLDGLALYIACGLDPAKSTIFLQSHVPEHTQLAWILNCYTQMGELNRMTQYKDKSAKSEANMNAGLFTYPVLMAADILLYNANQVPVGNDQKQHLELARDIATRFNNIYGETFVVPDPFIPEHGARIMSLQDPLKKMSKSDDNANNFIGLLEEPKKIAKKIKRAVTDSDEQARIYFDPEEKPGVSNLLTLLSGATGRSIVDLVPEYEGKMYGHLKGDVADAVVAMLEPVQQRYFELREDRAALDEIMRNGADKARESAAATLAQVYDTVGFVVPSR, via the coding sequence ATGAACAAGCCAGTCGTACTCAGTGGGTGTCAGCCATCCGGTCAGCTTACTATCGGTAATTACATGGGGGCACTGCGCCAGTGGGTGACCATGCAGGACTCACATGACTGCAAATTTATGCTGGTCGATCTGCACGCTATTACCGTACGGCAGGACGCTAAAGCATTACGTCAGGCTTCTCTGGACGGTCTTGCTTTGTATATTGCCTGTGGTCTGGATCCAGCCAAAAGTACTATTTTCCTGCAGTCTCATGTGCCCGAGCATACTCAGCTAGCCTGGATTTTAAACTGTTATACGCAGATGGGTGAGCTTAATCGCATGACCCAATACAAAGATAAATCAGCGAAAAGTGAAGCCAATATGAATGCGGGGTTATTTACTTATCCTGTGCTTATGGCCGCTGATATTCTTTTGTACAATGCGAATCAGGTACCTGTTGGCAACGATCAGAAGCAGCATCTGGAGCTGGCGCGGGATATCGCCACTCGTTTTAATAATATCTATGGTGAGACTTTTGTGGTGCCGGACCCTTTTATTCCTGAACACGGCGCACGCATTATGAGCCTGCAGGATCCGCTAAAGAAAATGTCTAAGTCAGATGATAATGCCAATAATTTCATTGGTTTGCTGGAAGAACCAAAGAAAATAGCGAAAAAAATAAAACGTGCGGTAACCGATTCTGACGAGCAGGCACGCATTTATTTTGACCCTGAAGAAAAACCAGGGGTATCTAATTTACTGACTTTATTATCAGGTGCTACCGGACGCAGTATTGTTGACTTAGTACCTGAATATGAAGGCAAAATGTATGGTCATTTAAAAGGCGATGTGGCGGATGCGGTAGTGGCTATGCTGGAACCTGTGCAGCAGCGATATTTTGAGTTGCGCGAGGACCGGGCTGCGCTGGATGAAATCATGCGTAATGGCGCCGACAAAGCTCGTGAGTCAGCAGCAGCTACTCTTGCGCAGGTATATGACACTGTGGGATTTGTGGTGCCATCCAGATAA
- a CDS encoding TlpA disulfide reductase family protein, producing the protein MSVTAGPFAFATQHLIFLFSCVLALAIAWWLGRRQNVGAADAVFRIIAVALISARLVFVIIYYDSYFSAPWQIFNVRDGGFNLIAGFIAGIAWGLYELRRYPLARKAIATASLGGVTAGVLLSLLFQYQIQQTEFPQASLYNLQQESVNLSQDFAGQPVVINLWASWCPPCVREMPLLEDAAAKWPEVAFLTINQGEDSELVENFLQEQGLNLPHVLLDKNSEISDAIGSYALPTTLFFDSEGRLNTTHIGEFSAATLENAVRKLD; encoded by the coding sequence ATGTCTGTCACTGCAGGACCCTTTGCCTTCGCTACCCAACACCTTATCTTCCTGTTCAGCTGCGTTCTGGCGCTGGCAATTGCCTGGTGGCTTGGTAGACGTCAGAACGTCGGAGCGGCAGATGCTGTGTTCAGAATTATAGCGGTCGCACTAATCAGTGCCCGACTCGTTTTTGTAATAATTTATTACGATAGCTATTTCAGTGCTCCGTGGCAGATATTTAACGTACGTGACGGGGGGTTCAATCTGATCGCGGGCTTTATTGCAGGTATAGCCTGGGGCCTTTACGAACTGCGCCGCTATCCTCTGGCTCGTAAGGCTATCGCGACGGCCAGCCTTGGTGGTGTTACGGCGGGGGTTTTACTCTCTTTACTGTTTCAGTATCAGATACAACAAACCGAATTTCCTCAGGCCTCTCTTTATAACCTACAACAGGAATCGGTTAATCTTAGCCAGGATTTTGCCGGGCAACCTGTAGTTATTAACCTTTGGGCGAGCTGGTGTCCGCCTTGCGTGCGCGAAATGCCCTTGCTGGAGGATGCGGCGGCAAAATGGCCAGAAGTGGCCTTCTTAACGATTAATCAGGGCGAAGATTCAGAGTTGGTAGAAAACTTTTTGCAGGAGCAGGGGCTCAACCTGCCCCACGTGTTGCTCGATAAAAACTCGGAAATAAGTGATGCGATAGGCTCTTACGCGCTGCCTACCACGCTGTTCTTTGACTCTGAGGGGCGACTCAATACAACCCACATCGGTGAATTCAGTGCGGCAACTCTGGAAAATGCGGTGCGTAAGTTAGACTGA
- a CDS encoding TraB/GumN family protein, with the protein MMNRLIKLATSMMMLLVLSAGPAQASLLWKVSGNELTQPSYLFGTIHVICEDRFIMNDAIEDAFEQSETLVMELDISAPGTMQRLQALMVNEEGPYLDRYLSEEQLETIDAYFRENLGAGVAQLGGLKPMALNSMVMIGGLPCADTTSYEVYFMEQADEQEIPIVALEDVDFQMGLFDEIPLQEQVDWLWEMISDSETGEALMESMVQAYAEQDLDALMEIMMDDPQFNHYMEMFIDERNRNWVAPLREQMHESSAFIAVGAGHLPGDQGLVNLLREAGYEVEAIAQ; encoded by the coding sequence ATGATGAATAGATTAATAAAGCTGGCAACATCTATGATGATGCTGCTTGTACTGAGCGCAGGACCTGCACAGGCGTCACTATTGTGGAAAGTAAGCGGTAATGAGCTGACTCAGCCTTCTTATCTATTTGGCACTATTCACGTAATCTGTGAAGACCGTTTTATCATGAACGACGCCATTGAAGACGCATTTGAGCAAAGTGAAACATTGGTAATGGAGCTGGATATTAGCGCTCCTGGCACCATGCAGAGGCTGCAGGCTCTCATGGTAAACGAAGAGGGTCCTTACCTGGACCGTTATCTGAGTGAAGAGCAGCTTGAAACCATAGATGCCTATTTTCGGGAAAATTTAGGTGCGGGTGTCGCCCAGCTGGGTGGGCTTAAACCGATGGCGCTGAATTCTATGGTTATGATCGGAGGCTTGCCCTGCGCCGACACTACCTCTTATGAAGTTTATTTCATGGAGCAGGCTGATGAGCAGGAAATACCTATTGTAGCGCTGGAAGATGTTGATTTTCAGATGGGGCTGTTTGATGAAATTCCTTTGCAGGAGCAGGTCGATTGGTTATGGGAAATGATCAGTGATAGCGAAACCGGCGAAGCTTTGATGGAGTCGATGGTTCAGGCCTACGCGGAACAGGATCTGGACGCACTGATGGAAATCATGATGGATGATCCTCAGTTCAATCACTATATGGAAATGTTTATTGATGAACGTAACCGCAACTGGGTTGCGCCTTTGCGTGAGCAGATGCATGAAAGCTCTGCCTTTATAGCGGTAGGTGCCGGGCATTTGCCGGGCGATCAGGGGCTGGTTAACTTATTGCGTGAAGCTGGATATGAAGTTGAGGCAATAGCGCAATAA
- a CDS encoding MBL fold metallo-hydrolase encodes MTTHNLPAPIVKAFLDEDSETFSYVVYDKPKGKGVVIDPVLDFDYKSGRTKTDSAQNIVNFVHEEGLTIEWILETHAHADHLSAAPYLCQQLNAKVGIGEHIKDVQKIFKETFNLEKEFLPNGAHFDRLFADGEEFKVGQLSFRVLHTPGHTPADLAYVVNEQALFVGDTMFLPDVGTARCDFPGGSSKTLYRSIKKLLAMPDDTKMYICHDYPPEGRSHEFLTTVARQRANNIHVRDEVSEAEFVAMRDARDATLEMPRLILPSIQVNIRAGKMPPVESNGKIYLKVPLNQL; translated from the coding sequence ATGACCACCCATAACTTACCTGCACCTATAGTCAAAGCGTTCTTAGATGAGGACAGCGAAACCTTTAGCTATGTAGTCTATGACAAACCCAAGGGGAAAGGGGTGGTGATAGACCCTGTGCTCGATTTCGATTATAAGTCGGGCCGCACAAAAACTGACAGTGCTCAGAACATAGTGAATTTTGTCCATGAAGAAGGGCTTACTATCGAGTGGATCTTAGAAACTCATGCTCACGCCGACCATTTGTCTGCTGCCCCCTATCTGTGCCAGCAGCTGAACGCCAAAGTAGGTATTGGTGAGCACATCAAAGATGTGCAGAAGATATTCAAAGAAACTTTTAACCTTGAAAAAGAGTTTCTTCCCAATGGAGCACATTTTGATCGCTTATTTGCTGATGGCGAAGAGTTTAAAGTCGGTCAACTGAGCTTCCGGGTTTTGCACACACCGGGTCATACGCCCGCAGATCTCGCTTATGTAGTCAATGAACAGGCCCTTTTTGTCGGTGATACTATGTTCCTGCCTGATGTAGGTACTGCGCGCTGCGATTTCCCCGGCGGCAGCTCGAAAACCTTGTACCGCTCTATTAAGAAACTATTAGCTATGCCAGATGATACTAAGATGTACATCTGCCATGACTATCCACCAGAAGGGCGCTCGCACGAGTTTCTTACCACAGTTGCCCGACAGCGAGCCAATAATATTCACGTGCGCGATGAAGTTTCTGAAGCGGAGTTCGTTGCAATGCGAGATGCCCGTGATGCAACGTTAGAGATGCCACGCCTGATACTGCCATCTATTCAGGTCAACATTCGTGCTGGGAAAATGCCTCCAGTAGAAAGTAATGGCAAAATCTACCTTAAAGTCCCGCTAAACCAGTTATAA
- a CDS encoding cytochrome ubiquinol oxidase subunit I: MELDPILLSRIQFAFVVSFHAIFPVFTIGLASYIAVLEGLFYKTGNKDWERLSKFWLQVFAVVFGMGVVSGIVMSFQFGTNWSNFSYATANFLGPVLSYEVLTAFFLEAAFLGVLLFGRDKVPQGVHFFSAMMVAIGTFISSFWILSANSWMHTPAGVEIREGLFYVTSWSEAIFNPSFWVRFFHMGLASFLTGGFVVAGVSAWYLLCKRDVEIHKKALSMTLWLLLFIAPAQVVMGDIHGLNTLEHQPMKVAAMEGNWETSRGVPLLLFAIPDKENQTNHFEVGIPKLASLILKHDWDGEVPGLNEVPVEEQPVVGIVFWAFRIMVAVGMLMVVFAVAGLFMRKGGRYATSPWFLNGLRLMAVTPFIAVLAGWLVTETGRAPWLVYEVMTHAEGVTPSLTGGMALFTLIGYILVYSLVFAAGIYYLMRVLRVGAEPEADKKDHLQRPKRPLSGADAAWEEGVENHE; encoded by the coding sequence ATGGAACTCGATCCCATTTTACTTTCGCGAATCCAGTTTGCGTTTGTTGTATCTTTTCACGCCATTTTCCCGGTTTTTACTATAGGTTTAGCTTCCTATATAGCCGTTCTTGAAGGCCTCTTTTATAAAACTGGCAATAAAGACTGGGAGCGTTTGTCTAAGTTCTGGCTGCAGGTTTTTGCCGTAGTTTTCGGTATGGGCGTGGTGTCCGGCATTGTCATGTCATTCCAGTTCGGTACGAATTGGAGTAATTTTTCTTATGCCACCGCTAATTTTCTGGGGCCGGTCCTCAGTTACGAGGTGCTGACTGCCTTTTTCTTAGAAGCCGCTTTTCTCGGCGTGCTTTTGTTCGGTCGCGATAAAGTTCCGCAGGGCGTCCATTTCTTCTCAGCAATGATGGTGGCAATTGGTACTTTTATTTCTTCATTCTGGATCCTGTCCGCCAATAGTTGGATGCATACGCCGGCCGGTGTAGAGATTCGTGAGGGACTCTTTTATGTGACAAGTTGGTCGGAAGCTATTTTCAACCCTTCCTTCTGGGTGCGGTTTTTCCACATGGGACTGGCTTCATTCCTGACCGGTGGTTTTGTAGTAGCAGGTGTTAGCGCCTGGTACCTGCTTTGCAAACGGGATGTTGAAATTCATAAAAAAGCCCTGTCCATGACTCTCTGGTTGTTGCTTTTTATTGCTCCAGCGCAGGTCGTGATGGGCGACATTCATGGTTTGAACACGCTTGAACATCAACCTATGAAAGTAGCTGCTATGGAAGGTAACTGGGAAACCAGCCGGGGTGTGCCTTTATTGCTTTTTGCTATCCCGGACAAGGAAAATCAGACTAACCATTTTGAAGTGGGAATTCCTAAATTAGCCAGCTTGATTCTGAAGCACGATTGGGACGGCGAAGTGCCTGGTTTAAATGAAGTACCCGTGGAAGAGCAGCCTGTGGTAGGTATTGTATTCTGGGCCTTCCGTATTATGGTTGCTGTGGGCATGTTGATGGTGGTCTTTGCTGTTGCTGGTCTGTTTATGCGCAAAGGAGGCCGTTATGCGACTTCGCCCTGGTTCTTAAACGGGCTCAGGCTGATGGCCGTGACCCCTTTCATTGCGGTACTTGCCGGTTGGCTAGTCACGGAAACGGGGCGTGCTCCCTGGCTGGTGTATGAGGTCATGACGCATGCGGAAGGTGTTACCCCTTCGCTCACCGGAGGTATGGCGTTATTCACCTTAATTGGTTATATCCTGGTTTATTCCCTGGTATTTGCGGCCGGTATCTATTATCTGATGCGCGTTCTGCGTGTTGGGGCTGAACCGGAAGCTGATAAGAAAGATCATCTGCAACGTCCGAAGCGGCCATTATCTGGCGCGGATGCCGCGTGGGAAGAAGGAGTTGAAAATCATGAATGA